One window from the genome of Anaerococcus sp. Marseille-Q7828 encodes:
- a CDS encoding YgeY family selenium metabolism-linked hydrolase has protein sequence MTEFQNIDFDAIKAKAGEYKEDMVAFLRDLIKLKGESCEEGDKAKRIKEEMEKLGFDKAWIDGQGNVLGEMGTGKTQIAFDGHIDTVGIGNIENWEFDPYEGFEDENLIGGRGGSDQLGGPVSAVYGAKILKDLGYLNDDYRVLVTGTVQEEDCDGNCWLYMIEQEGIKPEFVVSTEPTDGGIYRGQRGRMEMRVDVQGISCHGSAPERGDNAIYKMADILKEIEALNENPADDTVEIKGLVKMLDEKYNPEYKEANFLGRGTVTTSQIFFTSPSRCAVADSCSISLDRRMTAGETWESCIKEIEDLPSVKKHGAKVSMYDYKRASWTGLEYEQEAYFPTWVIPEDHVVTKALEDAYKNLYGDKRIAPPIAKEEEKRAARPLTDKWTFSTNGVAIMGRHNIPTIGFGPGAEDQAHAPNEVTFKQDLVTCAAVYAALPLVYTQNKDN, from the coding sequence ATGACAGAATTTCAAAATATTGACTTTGATGCTATAAAGGCAAAAGCAGGAGAATACAAGGAAGATATGGTGGCTTTCCTAAGAGATTTAATCAAACTTAAGGGAGAATCTTGCGAGGAAGGCGACAAAGCAAAAAGAATCAAAGAAGAAATGGAAAAACTAGGCTTTGACAAAGCTTGGATTGACGGCCAAGGCAATGTTCTTGGAGAAATGGGAACAGGTAAAACACAAATCGCTTTTGATGGTCACATTGATACAGTTGGTATAGGAAATATCGAGAACTGGGAATTTGACCCATACGAAGGATTTGAAGACGAAAACTTAATCGGTGGACGTGGTGGATCAGACCAACTTGGTGGCCCAGTTTCTGCAGTATACGGTGCAAAAATCCTTAAAGACCTTGGATATCTAAACGATGATTACAGAGTTCTTGTTACAGGAACAGTTCAAGAAGAAGACTGTGATGGAAACTGCTGGTTATACATGATAGAACAAGAAGGTATAAAACCAGAATTTGTAGTATCAACAGAGCCAACAGATGGTGGTATCTACAGAGGACAAAGAGGAAGAATGGAAATGAGAGTTGACGTACAAGGTATTTCATGCCACGGTTCAGCTCCAGAAAGAGGAGATAACGCTATCTATAAGATGGCCGACATCCTAAAAGAAATCGAAGCTTTAAACGAGAACCCAGCTGATGATACTGTTGAAATCAAGGGTCTTGTAAAAATGCTTGATGAAAAATATAACCCAGAATACAAAGAAGCAAACTTTTTGGGTCGTGGAACAGTTACAACAAGCCAAATCTTCTTCACATCTCCATCAAGATGTGCAGTAGCTGACTCATGTTCTATATCACTAGATAGAAGAATGACAGCTGGTGAAACTTGGGAATCTTGTATAAAAGAAATAGAAGACTTGCCATCAGTTAAAAAACATGGTGCAAAAGTATCTATGTATGACTACAAAAGAGCTAGCTGGACAGGACTTGAATATGAACAAGAAGCTTACTTCCCAACATGGGTAATCCCAGAAGACCACGTAGTTACAAAAGCTCTTGAAGATGCATATAAGAACCTATACGGAGATAAGAGAATCGCTCCACCAATCGCTAAAGAAGAAGAAAAGAGAGCTGCTCGTCCACTAACAGACAAATGGACATTCTCAACAAATGGTGTTGCAATAATGGGTCGTCACAATATCCCAACCATAGGATTTGGACCAGGAGCAGAAGACCAAGCTCACGCACCAAACGAAGTTACATTTAAACAAGACCTTGTAACATGCGCTGCAGTATATGCTGCTCTACCACTTGTTTACACACAAAATAAAGATAATTAA
- a CDS encoding MogA/MoaB family molybdenum cofactor biosynthesis protein yields MKFTAGVLTTSDRASAGIYEDKSGKVLIKLLEEMDFEVKIYEVIADGFDLIKEKLLEYSDHNINLILTTGGTGLAKRDVTVDATLAVIEKQVPGFSEAMRVEGSKITPFAYLSRSVSGIRKNSLIINFPGSSKACEENFEIIRPFLIHALETINGISNH; encoded by the coding sequence ATGAAGTTTACAGCAGGAGTATTAACTACATCAGATAGGGCAAGTGCTGGTATATATGAAGATAAGAGTGGCAAAGTCCTTATAAAACTTCTAGAAGAAATGGATTTTGAAGTTAAAATTTATGAAGTCATAGCAGATGGTTTTGATTTGATTAAAGAAAAATTGCTAGAATACTCCGATCATAATATAAATCTTATCCTAACCACAGGAGGTACAGGACTTGCAAAAAGAGATGTTACAGTTGATGCTACTCTTGCGGTAATCGAAAAACAAGTACCTGGTTTTAGCGAAGCTATGAGGGTAGAGGGCAGCAAAATAACTCCCTTTGCTTATTTATCAAGATCAGTTTCTGGCATAAGAAAAAATAGTCTTATTATAAATTTTCCTGGATCTAGTAAAGCTTGTGAGGAAAACTTTGAAATAATAAGACCATTTTTAATCCACGCTCTTGAAACTATTAATGGCATAAGCAATCATTAG
- a CDS encoding MOSC domain-containing protein, with the protein MRVISVNISEEKGTIKTPVERIELKINHGIVGDAHAGNWHRQVSLLAEESLEKMQAKIPSLKPGDFAENIMTEGINLHHLPIGTILKIGECELEVTQIGKECHKGCEIRNITGECIMPTEGIFAIVKKEGFIHPGDEIEVANND; encoded by the coding sequence ATGAGAGTTATTTCAGTTAATATAAGTGAGGAGAAGGGTACTATCAAGACGCCAGTAGAAAGAATAGAGCTAAAGATTAACCATGGCATAGTTGGTGATGCTCACGCTGGAAACTGGCATAGGCAGGTTTCTCTTTTGGCAGAAGAGTCTTTAGAAAAAATGCAGGCTAAAATACCTAGCCTAAAGCCAGGAGATTTTGCGGAAAATATTATGACAGAGGGCATTAACCTTCACCATCTTCCCATAGGAACAATTTTAAAAATAGGAGAATGTGAGCTTGAAGTAACTCAAATTGGAAAAGAATGCCATAAGGGCTGTGAGATTAGAAATATTACAGGAGAGTGCATAATGCCAACAGAGGGGATTTTTGCCATTGTCAAAAAAGAAGGCTTTATCCATCCTGGAGATGAAATTGAGGTGGCAAACAATGATTAA
- a CDS encoding molybdopterin-binding protein: protein MIKKIKVEDAIGQPLLHDITAIMEDGFKGVKFKRGHIIEDSDIEALKNIGKDHIYVGELEADQVHEEDAVLEIKNLLANENIDVSDVSEGKINLTSKVDGLFVINRELLRKINTIGDYTIACKKSYIKVNAGDKLAGVRIVPLWTEKIQLDQAKAILENEGPIFEVKEFKNLKVGCIITGDEVYYGRIKDAFKPVLREKLGHFESQVIDFVFLPDDEDKLVETYKKFKNAGADLVIFTGGMSVDPDDITPRAIRKTGAEIIVQGIPMQPGNMLMVARDDNTYLMGVPGASIHSKVTSFDYFLPRVFAGLDLKKENFIEMAEGGLL from the coding sequence ATGATTAAGAAAATTAAAGTAGAAGATGCTATTGGTCAACCACTACTACACGATATAACAGCCATAATGGAAGATGGTTTTAAGGGTGTCAAATTTAAACGTGGTCATATAATTGAAGATTCTGACATAGAGGCATTAAAAAATATAGGCAAGGACCATATTTATGTTGGTGAGCTTGAAGCAGACCAGGTCCACGAAGAAGATGCGGTCCTTGAAATTAAAAATCTTCTAGCTAATGAAAATATTGATGTCTCAGATGTAAGTGAGGGTAAAATTAACCTAACTAGTAAGGTTGATGGACTTTTTGTAATTAATCGCGAATTGCTTAGAAAGATCAATACAATCGGTGACTATACCATAGCCTGCAAGAAATCATACATTAAAGTTAATGCAGGTGATAAGCTTGCAGGTGTGCGTATAGTGCCACTTTGGACCGAAAAAATTCAGCTAGATCAAGCTAAAGCAATATTAGAAAATGAAGGGCCGATATTTGAAGTAAAGGAATTTAAAAATTTAAAAGTAGGATGTATTATCACGGGAGATGAAGTCTACTATGGTAGAATCAAGGATGCTTTTAAGCCGGTTCTTAGAGAAAAACTTGGACATTTTGAAAGCCAAGTAATTGATTTTGTATTTCTTCCTGACGATGAAGATAAGTTAGTAGAAACTTACAAGAAATTTAAAAATGCTGGTGCAGATCTTGTAATTTTCACTGGCGGTATGAGCGTCGATCCTGATGATATAACACCAAGAGCAATTAGAAAAACTGGAGCAGAAATTATAGTCCAAGGCATACCAATGCAACCGGGCAATATGTTAATGGTTGCAAGAGATGATAATACTTATCTTATGGGTGTACCAGGAGCTAGCATCCACAGCAAGGTTACAAGCTTTGATTACTTCTTGCCAAGGGTCTTTGCTGGTCTAGACCTTAAAAAAGAAAACTTCATAGAAATGGCTGAGGGGGGACTTTTATGA
- a CDS encoding GntR family transcriptional regulator — protein MENKVNNKIKRTFVKDQAYNILHEQIINGTLKPYTQLKISDLSKELGISRTPVREAILRLENEGLVVTKANQWTMVAPIRVDRLKDIYELVAGLEKYALKNNFDKIDDAFINDLTKINEKIKTEHMNGNILKVIDLDNEFHDKIIGLSDNKEIKPIVDKLKNRLKRFEICFYMAKDSHKEPSTYNEHLVMIEAIKERNLEKSLEALQQNWTTTITEESIEKINKLINQEN, from the coding sequence ATGGAAAATAAAGTAAACAACAAGATAAAAAGAACATTTGTAAAAGACCAGGCATATAATATCTTACATGAGCAAATAATAAATGGGACACTAAAACCCTACACTCAGCTAAAGATTTCTGATTTATCAAAAGAGTTGGGTATTTCTAGGACTCCTGTAAGAGAAGCAATACTAAGGTTGGAAAATGAGGGATTGGTTGTAACAAAGGCCAACCAATGGACTATGGTTGCTCCTATAAGAGTCGATAGATTGAAAGATATTTACGAGCTTGTAGCAGGCTTAGAAAAATATGCTTTAAAGAATAACTTTGATAAAATTGATGATGCTTTTATAAATGATCTGACTAAAATCAATGAAAAAATAAAAACTGAACACATGAATGGTAATATACTAAAAGTAATTGACCTCGACAATGAATTTCACGATAAAATCATAGGACTATCAGATAATAAAGAGATAAAACCAATAGTCGATAAGCTAAAAAATAGGCTTAAAAGATTTGAAATATGTTTCTATATGGCAAAGGATAGCCACAAAGAACCATCAACATACAATGAACACTTGGTGATGATAGAAGCTATAAAAGAAAGGAATCTAGAAAAATCTCTCGAAGCCTTACAACAAAATTGGACGACTACCATCACCGAAGAATCTATAGAAAAGATAAATAAACTAATAAACCAAGAAAACTAA
- the moaC gene encoding cyclic pyranopterin monophosphate synthase MoaC, with the protein MDKFSHLDDKGKVKMVDVSEKRPTDRLATAYGKVLLNKKTYDMVKNSEIEKGDVLTVAKVAGIMAAKNTANTIPMCHPINLTSIDIEFNMDDENCDIEIFATCKLNAKTGVEMEALHAVSVAALTIYDMCKAVQKDITITDIRLLRKTGGKSGAYTYESYFS; encoded by the coding sequence ATGGACAAATTTTCACATTTAGATGATAAGGGCAAAGTAAAGATGGTAGATGTCTCAGAGAAGAGACCTACAGATAGACTGGCCACTGCCTATGGCAAAGTGTTATTGAATAAAAAGACCTATGATATGGTAAAAAACTCTGAGATAGAAAAGGGAGATGTACTAACAGTTGCAAAGGTTGCAGGAATTATGGCGGCAAAAAATACAGCAAATACTATCCCAATGTGCCATCCCATAAACCTTACGTCAATAGATATAGAATTTAATATGGATGATGAAAATTGTGACATAGAAATATTTGCAACTTGTAAATTAAATGCCAAAACAGGAGTTGAAATGGAAGCTCTCCATGCAGTATCTGTCGCAGCATTAACAATTTATGATATGTGCAAGGCTGTCCAGAAAGATATTACTATTACAGACATAAGATTACTTAGGAAAACAGGCGGGAAGAGTGGAGCATACACATATGAGAGTTATTTCAGTTAA
- the dpaL gene encoding diaminopropionate ammonia-lyase, with the protein MVETYNIVLNDISKRDKASLDFINEEVVNTAQKFHESFPDYEVTPLVRLSNLAKQFGVKDIFVKDESYRFGLNAFKVLGGSFAIGKYIANKLGIDIEDLPFEKMISQEIRDQLDDVTFVTATDGNHGRGVAWTANQLKQKCVVLMPDGSALERRDNIRALGAECEIMEGLNYDACVALANKNAEKKGWIMVQDTAWDGYEEIPTWIIQGYATLAKEANDQLQELGIKPSHIFAQAGVGSFATGLTGYFSSVYEGDEKPFITIVEPEKANCNFITAKADDGKIHNVTGKMDTIMAGLACGEPVTIGWPVLHSYANAFLSVPDKAAARGMRILGNPLKDDKKIISGESGAATMGPLSEILQREDLKEIKEQLQLDENSVILLVSTEGDTDYEHYRRVVWDGIYPNEEEYKYEIQR; encoded by the coding sequence TTGGTAGAGACATATAACATAGTATTAAATGATATCTCTAAAAGAGATAAGGCTTCGTTAGATTTTATAAACGAAGAAGTTGTAAATACAGCACAAAAATTTCATGAAAGTTTTCCTGACTATGAAGTGACGCCTTTAGTCAGACTTAGTAATTTAGCTAAGCAATTTGGTGTTAAGGATATATTCGTTAAAGACGAATCCTATAGATTTGGCCTAAACGCCTTCAAAGTATTGGGAGGATCTTTTGCGATAGGTAAGTACATAGCTAATAAGCTTGGAATAGACATAGAAGATTTACCTTTTGAGAAAATGATTTCACAAGAGATTAGAGATCAACTAGATGATGTTACTTTTGTTACAGCTACAGATGGTAACCACGGTAGAGGTGTGGCTTGGACAGCAAATCAGCTTAAACAAAAATGTGTAGTATTGATGCCAGATGGATCTGCACTTGAAAGACGTGATAATATTAGAGCTCTTGGTGCTGAATGTGAAATCATGGAAGGCTTAAACTACGATGCATGTGTTGCCCTTGCTAATAAGAATGCCGAAAAAAAAGGTTGGATTATGGTCCAAGACACAGCATGGGATGGATATGAAGAAATCCCAACATGGATAATCCAAGGTTATGCAACACTAGCAAAAGAAGCAAATGATCAATTACAAGAACTTGGTATCAAGCCAAGCCATATCTTTGCTCAAGCTGGTGTAGGTTCTTTTGCAACAGGCTTGACAGGTTACTTCTCATCAGTTTATGAGGGTGATGAAAAGCCATTTATTACAATTGTTGAACCAGAAAAGGCAAATTGTAATTTCATTACTGCAAAAGCAGATGACGGTAAGATTCACAATGTTACTGGAAAGATGGACACAATCATGGCAGGACTTGCTTGTGGAGAACCAGTAACTATAGGTTGGCCAGTTCTTCATTCTTATGCAAATGCCTTTTTATCAGTACCTGATAAAGCAGCTGCAAGGGGAATGAGAATACTTGGAAATCCACTAAAAGATGATAAGAAAATTATTTCAGGAGAAAGTGGAGCAGCAACAATGGGACCTCTTTCTGAAATCTTACAAAGAGAAGATTTGAAAGAGATCAAAGAACAATTACAACTTGACGAAAACTCAGTGATTCTTCTTGTATCAACAGAGGGTGATACAGACTATGAACACTACAGACGCGTTGTTTGGGATGGTATATATCCAAACGAAGAAGAATACAAATACGAAATTCAAAGATAA
- the ygeW gene encoding knotted carbamoyltransferase YgeW, which translates to MSQDIKKLIDELKELDHKNLYGDDFFHTWDKSQEELQAIWKVADILRAMREKNISPKIFDSGLGISLFRDNSTRTRFSFASACNLLGLEVQDFEEGKSQVAHGETVKETANMISFMADVVGIRDDMYIGKGYQYMKDFSEYVQEGHNDGVLEQRPTLVNLQCDIDHPTQAMADMLHVIHEFGGMENLKGKKVAMTWAYSPSYGKPLSVPQGISGLFTRLGMDVVLAHPEGYEIMPEVEEIARKNAEEYGGSFTVTNDMKEAFEDADIVYPKSWAPFAAMEERTKLYGEGDQAGIDELEQRLLEQNKDHMDWECTEEMMELTKDGKALYMHCLPADITGVSAEHGEVAESVFDRYRVPLYKEASFKPYIIAAMIFLQKIENPEEKLAELLEKANKRLDK; encoded by the coding sequence ATGAGCCAAGATATCAAAAAACTAATTGACGAACTAAAAGAACTAGACCACAAAAACTTATACGGTGATGACTTCTTCCACACATGGGATAAATCACAAGAAGAACTACAAGCCATTTGGAAAGTAGCTGACATATTAAGAGCTATGAGAGAAAAAAACATATCACCAAAAATATTTGACTCAGGACTAGGCATTTCACTATTTAGAGATAACTCAACAAGAACAAGATTTTCATTTGCATCAGCTTGTAACTTACTAGGCCTAGAAGTTCAAGATTTCGAAGAAGGCAAAAGTCAAGTTGCTCACGGGGAAACAGTAAAAGAAACAGCAAATATGATTTCTTTCATGGCTGACGTTGTAGGTATCCGTGATGATATGTACATCGGTAAAGGCTACCAATACATGAAAGACTTCTCAGAATATGTACAAGAAGGCCACAATGATGGAGTTCTTGAACAAAGACCAACACTTGTAAACTTACAATGTGACATTGACCACCCAACACAAGCTATGGCAGATATGCTTCATGTTATCCACGAGTTTGGCGGTATGGAAAATCTTAAAGGCAAAAAAGTTGCTATGACATGGGCTTACTCACCATCATATGGTAAACCACTTTCTGTTCCACAAGGAATCTCAGGATTATTTACAAGACTAGGCATGGATGTAGTCCTAGCTCACCCAGAAGGATACGAAATAATGCCAGAAGTAGAAGAGATAGCTCGTAAGAATGCTGAAGAATATGGTGGATCTTTCACAGTTACTAACGATATGAAAGAAGCTTTCGAAGATGCTGATATTGTTTATCCAAAATCATGGGCACCATTTGCAGCAATGGAAGAAAGAACAAAGCTTTATGGTGAGGGTGACCAAGCTGGTATCGACGAACTAGAACAAAGACTACTTGAACAAAACAAAGACCACATGGATTGGGAATGTACAGAAGAAATGATGGAGCTAACAAAAGATGGTAAGGCTCTATACATGCACTGTCTTCCAGCAGACATCACAGGCGTATCTGCAGAACATGGTGAAGTAGCTGAATCAGTATTTGATAGATACAGAGTTCCACTATACAAAGAAGCAAGCTTCAAACCATACATTATTGCAGCTATGATTTTCTTACAAAAGATTGAAAATCCAGAAGAAAAACTAGCAGAATTACTAGAAAAAGCAAACAAAAGATTAGATAAATAA
- a CDS encoding FAD-dependent oxidoreductase has protein sequence MSDYMRPIEFDKLIKWAIDEYNTYGTCFSIAKEKFYKNNSGKVLKTVFNEEVTSPVGPAAGPHSQLAQNIIALYLTGSRYIELKTVQVMDGEEIMAAIPKPCIISEDEAYNCEWSTELTVKRALEEYVKSHIAIQVLAKEFALADKKDFSLNMSAGYNLEGIKNKKIDDFLEGLKDASNLDVYKDSIRFLKENINLFNNVTTEDIDKIEPMVCNSITLSTMHGCPADEIESIAKYLLEEKHLHTYVKCNPTLVGYDYARNIMDELGFAYVNFSDHHFKNDLQFEDAIKILNNLLEIGQKENLTFGVKLSNTMPVLQKKNELPSEEMYMSGRSLLPLTITVAKKLVDEFGDKLPMSYCGGADASNVYELFEIFNQPITVSTTLLKPGGYYRIKQLAEITEPLLGRKYEGVDKEKLDDFYGKLTNSDTYKKNPKKKVRDRKWLTDLPLIDCFQAPCQTDGCPINQQVAAYIHYAKNGDYKKAMEVIAIDNTAPAILSETCYQFCKKSCTRVDYEEGLEIREIKKLVTSKAQEDYVKNIKICEAKTDNKVLIVGAGPAGLASAIFLKRNGIDVKVIEKSDKAYGYANNLVSEDIIQKDLDLLNAYGIEIEFNTEFTGNFDDYSKYKYVIIASGKETNFEVYKNQGINIDEKNKVALLDSLESSKENVYFAGDILKGKKSIVHAIGSAKTITKDILRKEKIDHDFIEVDYQVDRKDVISKRGNLVNYFRDSKEESSRCLSCDMICEICTEVCPNRANVAISVADLGNQIIHLDGMCNECGNCDSFCPHIGKPYKDKFTVFWTDFDFEESTNTGFLKLDDGKYRIRLANKNIIEASLDDEKIDDTTRKFIETIENNYKFYLK, from the coding sequence ATGAGTGATTATATGAGACCCATAGAATTTGATAAGCTCATCAAATGGGCTATAGACGAATACAATACTTATGGAACATGTTTTTCCATTGCAAAGGAAAAATTTTACAAGAATAATTCTGGCAAAGTTCTAAAGACTGTTTTTAACGAAGAGGTTACATCTCCTGTAGGACCAGCGGCAGGCCCACACAGCCAGCTAGCACAAAATATAATAGCATTATACCTAACAGGATCTAGATATATAGAACTTAAAACTGTCCAAGTTATGGATGGAGAAGAAATCATGGCAGCCATACCAAAGCCATGTATTATAAGCGAAGATGAAGCCTATAATTGCGAATGGTCAACTGAACTTACAGTAAAGAGAGCCCTAGAAGAATATGTAAAAAGTCACATAGCAATCCAAGTATTGGCCAAAGAATTTGCCTTGGCTGACAAAAAAGATTTTAGCTTAAATATGTCTGCTGGTTACAATCTAGAGGGAATAAAGAACAAAAAAATTGATGACTTCTTAGAAGGATTAAAAGATGCATCAAATCTAGATGTATATAAAGATTCTATCAGATTTTTAAAAGAAAATATCAATTTGTTTAATAATGTGACAACTGAAGATATTGATAAAATAGAACCTATGGTTTGTAACTCAATCACACTTTCAACTATGCACGGATGTCCTGCAGATGAAATAGAATCCATAGCAAAATATCTGCTAGAAGAAAAACACTTACATACATATGTCAAATGTAATCCAACCCTTGTAGGTTATGATTATGCCAGAAATATAATGGATGAACTTGGTTTTGCTTATGTAAACTTTAGTGACCACCATTTCAAAAATGACCTACAATTTGAAGATGCAATTAAAATTTTAAACAATCTATTAGAAATTGGCCAAAAAGAAAATCTAACATTCGGTGTTAAATTATCAAACACTATGCCAGTATTACAAAAGAAAAATGAACTCCCATCAGAAGAAATGTATATGTCTGGCAGAAGCTTACTTCCACTAACTATTACAGTTGCTAAAAAGCTAGTAGATGAGTTTGGAGATAAACTTCCTATGAGTTACTGTGGGGGAGCGGACGCTTCTAATGTATACGAATTATTTGAAATATTTAACCAACCTATCACAGTATCAACAACTCTACTAAAGCCAGGTGGGTACTATAGAATCAAACAACTAGCTGAAATTACTGAGCCCCTATTAGGTCGCAAATATGAGGGAGTAGACAAGGAAAAACTTGATGATTTCTACGGAAAACTAACAAACTCTGATACTTACAAGAAAAATCCTAAGAAAAAAGTAAGGGATAGAAAATGGCTAACAGACTTACCACTTATAGATTGTTTCCAAGCTCCTTGCCAGACTGACGGTTGTCCTATTAACCAACAAGTAGCAGCTTACATCCACTACGCTAAGAACGGTGACTATAAAAAAGCTATGGAAGTAATAGCTATAGATAACACGGCTCCAGCTATCTTATCTGAAACTTGCTATCAGTTCTGTAAAAAATCTTGTACTAGAGTCGACTATGAAGAGGGTCTAGAGATAAGAGAAATTAAAAAATTAGTTACTAGCAAGGCTCAAGAAGATTATGTAAAAAATATAAAGATTTGTGAAGCTAAAACTGACAATAAAGTTCTAATAGTAGGTGCAGGTCCTGCAGGTCTAGCGTCGGCTATATTTTTAAAGAGAAATGGCATTGATGTAAAGGTCATTGAAAAATCTGATAAGGCTTATGGTTATGCAAATAATTTAGTTAGTGAAGATATAATTCAAAAAGACCTTGATCTTTTAAATGCCTATGGAATTGAAATCGAATTTAATACTGAATTTACTGGAAATTTTGATGATTATAGTAAATACAAATATGTAATAATAGCATCTGGTAAAGAAACAAACTTTGAAGTATACAAAAATCAAGGCATAAATATAGATGAAAAGAACAAAGTTGCTCTTCTTGATAGCTTAGAATCAAGCAAAGAAAATGTATATTTTGCTGGAGATATCCTAAAGGGCAAAAAATCTATTGTTCACGCTATTGGATCAGCCAAGACAATTACAAAAGATATACTAAGAAAAGAAAAAATTGATCACGATTTCATAGAAGTTGACTACCAAGTAGACAGAAAAGATGTGATTTCAAAAAGAGGAAACTTAGTAAACTATTTCAGAGATAGCAAAGAAGAAAGTTCAAGATGCCTATCATGTGATATGATTTGTGAGATTTGTACCGAAGTTTGCCCAAACAGAGCAAACGTAGCTATATCTGTAGCTGATCTTGGTAATCAAATAATCCACTTAGACGGAATGTGCAACGAATGCGGCAACTGTGATTCCTTCTGTCCACATATAGGAAAACCTTATAAAGACAAATTTACAGTATTTTGGACTGACTTTGACTTTGAAGAGTCTACAAATACAGGATTCTTGAAGCTAGATGATGGCAAGTATAGGATAAGACTTGCTAATAAAAACATAATAGAAGCTAGCCTTGACGATGAAAAAATTGATGACACTACAAGAAAATTTATAGAAACAATTGAAAATAACTATAAATTTTACCTAAAATAG